From Scomber japonicus isolate fScoJap1 chromosome 22, fScoJap1.pri, whole genome shotgun sequence, one genomic window encodes:
- the efs gene encoding embryonal Fyn-associated substrate: MSVSTVLAKALFDNTAESPEELAFRKGDILMVLEQEQNGGPGWWLCSLHGRQGIAPANRLRLLQTAPPPGSDLSRGTSEDSVYLSPGSPLARTAVSSSAEDIDGVYRSPPAAGGVSAASRSGELRRVEGGRPRSHSSSGTRPRPDWDIGVAGRPRSPSLRGRGTEMTGTLYQTPVSPLPAAQHARQPAALMASESVYLAPSGVPRAADESEENTYLVPRETLTTGHTDDCYLVPKGTPLAGDEVYQTPTGGVVASAVCSNGPSIVGGTPGASHLKVGQDTPGMYQTPTPVGANLQRTSATVLAHQHPSSLSPAQSSPRPLLKGVSLNSAVSRGKPGLACHRGSPLLVRAGQVRVPGSPNFARKPPPPAPPVRGVTRKDAQQSAHLSADCNSVPKAAAQPASAGLQQEEDKQRKGTQSKEERTSNGLEKRNNAQNKNGESQVHSDPVDDQVYDTPPSGRWQRQVPAALGDDDSIYDTPRSVPPQADSETEVYDVPTMTLNVTTSDVQHGGSAPDEVDDDVYSVPTLPGVPLGPGESITSLSGEDSFCVSGSEKRASGGDHHRNSSEPDCGIYDMPALTAEVLPHSSSSSSTSTRRLSISSNGSGDVQWRASLSNLVHAVLSTASCSATTLSSRDLATSLAEILSTWKASHSGDPPPPLQQAWARLSDLLPALAAIGNAPPSEGLLTLVQRSLEESALLLQAQGRPRLPSQDSLSRRPLPALPVPDGKSPGGGMGSRKGSWIQERPLPPTPQPAFPLPPTPSTVTLTVGTSDGEDDPSNEYAGIGLTPIPAPVPTGDSVGYVKLQGKPEPPPDGLTQNGQTHTITAEPRLTPSPPLPVSLSLEDSELLSFYSSQSLAHLSCLADAIDVLFSSVQGNQPPRIFVARGKSLIVTAHKLVFIGDTLSRLLTSADLRAKITTSGGRLCQALKSVVVATKGAAQNYPSVSASQEMVDRVAELSQQAAGFSTLLQRLAEISS; encoded by the exons atgtctgtctct ACGGTATTGGCAAAGGCTCTGTTTGACAACACGGCCGAGAGCCCGGAGGAGCTGGCTTTCCGGAAGGGTGACATCCTGATGGTTCTGGAGCAGGAGCAGAACGGGGGGCCCGGCTGGTGGCTCTGCTCCCTACACGGCAGACAGGGCATTGCCCCCGCCAACCGACTTCGTCTCCTCCAGACTGCCCCACCCCCAGGCTCGGACCTCAGTCGTGGCACCAGCGAGGACTCAGTCTACCTGTCGCCTGGTTCCCCGCTGGCCCGGACTGCTGTCAGCAGTAGTGCAGAGGACATAGATGGAGTGTATCGCTCCCCACCAGCTGCCGGTGGAGTCAGTGCTGCGTCAAGGTCCGGGGAGCTCCGCAGAGTCGAGGGTGGGCGTCCACGCTCTCACTCCAGTTCTGGCACCCGGCCCAGACCTGACTGGGATATTGGGGTGGCGGGGCGTCCGCGCTCACCCTCGCTAAGGGGAAGGGGAACAGAAATGACAGGAACACTTTATCAGACTCCGGTAAGTCCTTTACCTGCAGCTCAACATGCCAGGCAGCCAGCAGCACTCATGGCTTCAGAGTCTGTGTACCTCGCCCCTAGTGGAGTACCCAGGGCAGCTGATGAGTCAGAGGAGAACACTTATCTAGTCCCCAGAGAAACACTCACAACAGGACACACAGACGACTGTTACTTGGTGCCAAAAGGTACACCACTTGCAGGTGACGAAGTTTACCAAACCCCAACGGGAGGAGTTGTGGCCTCTGCTGTCTGCTCTAATGGCCCCTCCATCGTTGGTGGAACCCCCGGTGCCTCCCACCTTAAAGTAGGCCAGGACACACCTGGGATGTACCAAACCCCCACCCCCGTGGGGGCAAATCTTCAAAGGACTTCAGCCACAGTTTTAGCCCATCAGCATCCATCTTCACTATCCCCTGCCCAATCATCTCCCCGACCTCTGCTCAAAGGAGTGTCCCTAAACTCTGCTGTTTCCAGAGGCAAACCTGGTCTAGCCTGTCACCGGGGGTCCCCTTTGCTGGTCAGAGCAGGGCAGGTCAGGGTTCCCGGATCCCCAAATTTTGCCCGCAAACCTCCTCCACCAGCACCTCCAGTAAGGGGAGTCACCAGGAAAGATGCACAACAATCAGCACATTTGTCAGCTGATTGTAACTCTGTCCCCAAAGCCGCTGCTCAGCCCGCTTCTGCAGGTCTGCAGCAAGAGGAGGACAAACAGAGGAAAGGCACACAGAGCAAGGAGGAAAGGACGAGTAACGGCCTGGAGAAAAGAAACAATGCTCAGAACAAGAACGGAGAAAGTCAAGTTCACTCAGATCCTGTGGATGATCAG GTGTATGACACTCCTCCCAGTGGCAGGTGGCAACGTCAGGTCCCGGCTGCCCTCGGCGATGATGACAGCATCTACGACACCCCGCGAAGCGTCCCACCACAGGCCGACTCTGAGACAGAG GTCTACGATGTCCCCACCATGACTCTGAATGTGACCACATCAGATGTCCAGCACGGCGGCTCGGCGCCTGACGAAGTCGATGACGACGTCTACAGTGTCCCCACGCTTCCAGGTGTGCCTCTGGGTCCGGGCGAGTCCATCACCAGCCTCTCCGGCGAGGATTCCTTTTGTGTTTCTGGATCTGAGAAACGAGCCAGTGGTGGAGATCACCATCGGAACTCCTCTGAGCCGGACTGCGGCATATACGACATGCCCGCTCTGACCGCAGAAGTCCTCCCTcattcttcctcatcctcctccacctctaccCGCCGCCTCTCCATTTCGAGTAACGGTTCCGGCGACGTGCAGTGGAGAGCCTCGCTCTCTAACCTCGTCCACGCAGTGTTGAGCACAGCCTCCTGCTCGGCCACCACTCTGTCTTCGCGGGACCTGGCCACCTCGCTGGCTGAAATCTTATCCACCTGGAAAGCGAGTCACTCCGGGGATCCTCCGCCGCCTCTGCAGCAGGCCTGGGCTCGCCTGTCAGACCTTCTGCCGGCGTTAGCTGCCATCGGCAACGCTCCTCCATCTGAAGGACTCTTAACACTAGTGCAGCGCTCCCTTGAGGAAAGCGCCCTCCTCTTGCAGGCTCAGGGCCGACCCCGTCTGCCTTCCCAAGACTCTCTGTCCCGCAGGCCGTTGCCCGCGCTCCCAGTGCCTGATGGGAAGTCTCCTGGAGGTGGAATGGGCTCCCGTAAAGGTAGCTGGATTCAAGAGAGGCCCTTGCCCCCAACGCCTCAGCCAGCCTTCCCCCTGCCTCCCACACCATCCACTGTGACCCTCACGGTGGGAACCAGTGACGGAGAGGACGACCCCAGCAATGAGTACGCAGGGATCGGCCTGACTCCCATCCCGGCACCTGTACCTACTGGAGACAGCGTTGGATACGTCAAGCTGCAG GGAAAACCTGAGCCGCCTCCCGATGGCCTGACTCAGAACGGACAAACGCACACGATCACCGCAGAGCCGAGG TTGaccccatctcctcctctgcctgtgtctctctccctggaGGACTCGGAGCTGCTGTCCTTCTACTCCTCTCAGAGCCTCGCTCACCTCTCCTGCCTGGCAGACGCCATCGACGTGCTCTTCAGCAGCGTGCAAGGGAACCAGCCGCCGCGAATCTTCGTCGCCAGAGGAAAGAGTCTCATTGTGACGGCACACAAACTGGTGTTCATCGGGGACACACTCTCCCGCCTTCTCACCTCTGCTGACCTCCGAGCCAAG ATCACAACCTCAGGGGGACGACTCTGCCAAGCCTTGAAATCAGTTGTTGTGGCAACAAAAGGCGCTGCACAAAACTACCCATCAGTATCTGCTTCCCAGGAGATGGTGGACCGCGTCGCAGAGCTCTCCCAGCAGGCAGCTGGTTTCTCCACTCTGCTGCAGCGTCTGGCAGAAATATCCTCATGA
- the dhrs4 gene encoding dehydrogenase/reductase SDR family member 4, which translates to MTCRVMLKSVFRCLGTNPVAGYRSMSQSSLAGKVAIVTASTDGIGLAAAEALGKRGAHVVVSSRRQANVDKAVALLQSQNIQVTGTTCNVGNGEDREKLVQMTLEKCGGIDILVSNAAVNPFFGNIMDSTEDVWDKILSINVKSAFLMTKLVVPHIEKRGGGNIVFVSSVAGYQPMQALGPYSVSKTALLGLTRALAPELGHSNIRVNCVAPGVIKTRFSSALWQNEDIVDEFKKQLSIKRIGEPKEIGGVIAFLCTEDASYITGETITVTGGIGCRL; encoded by the exons ATGACCTGCAGG GTGATGTTGAAGAGTGTTTTCAGGTGCCTTGGGACCAATCCTGTAGCTGGATATAGAAGTATGTCTCAAAGCAGTCTTGCTGGAAAGGTAGCCATAGTAACAGCCTCTACAGATGG AATTGGTCTGGCTGCAGCGGAGGCTCTGGGGAAGAGAGGAGCACATGTGGTGGTGAGCAGCCGGCGGCAGGCCAACGTGGACAAGGCGGTGGCACTGCTGCAGAGCCAGAACATCCAAGTGACTGGGACCACCTGTAACGTTGGCAACGGGGAGGACAGAGAAAAACTGGTTCAAATG ACTCTGGAGAAGTGTGGGGGCATCGATATTCTGGTGTCCAACGCTGCGGTCAACCCTTTCTTTGGAAACATCATGGACTCCACAGAGGACGTCTGGGACAAG ATTCTGTCCATTAATGTGAAATCAGCCTTCCTCATGACCAAGTTGGTGGTGCCTCATATAGAGAAGAGGGG AGGGGGAAATATAGTGTTTGTGTCATCTGTGGCTGGATACCAACCAATGCAGGCCTTGGGTCCTTACAGCGTGAGTAAGACGGCCCTGCTGGGTCTGACCCGGGCGCTGGCCCCTGAGCTGGGTCACAGTAACATCAGAGTCAACTGTGTGGCCCCCGGAGTCATCAAGACCCGCTTCAGCTCTGcc TTGTGGCAAAATGAAGACATTGTGGATGAGTTCAAAAAGCAGCTCAGCATTAAGAG GATCGGAGAGCCAAAGGAAATCGGGGGAGTGATTGCCTTCCTGTGCACAGAGGACGCTTCATACATCACAGGAGAGACCATCACAGTGACCGGAGGGATCGGCTGTCGACTATGA
- the tinf2 gene encoding TERF1-interacting nuclear factor 2, producing the protein MATRKPKQSDASLPFAALQLLAPPVRLVSAALWKVMKQRDVMQYGVVEEFVTSACETVPGLLTLRHQGKLALGLRARLILELCHTQSDAKVIETHLKRIRAPAPPSHSSAPTVKKDLKIMNTVERFHAMVHALLTDPAEREQFFKEEFPVDYGPTFDQELEKLLWEFLIRLDQLLPVPNLAQTVSWLSDAPPVLEECARAATQPQLLEILLKHQTCLGHLETAASLPPNMGDSILTSLSLPPSGRVPSNQPTGPRKSFADESNGTQTKDKTPFITPVIGLISNDDVPFLKHRKELASSKGATSVNFYSKQNSKFTSLKPKQKSKDDGEKEGSEEERNSPERSSGVKRKQPDGRESASEEEEEVLCIRTPVKMRLSGNLRFGGSVQRGNDESEKDEACNTTVLETRMKQLGVGTLHLPEDPSLHSIFVSCLNSEPKVIIEKLSVTPAGVKVTDRGGRSSYKNRQHQRKKSPVKASTHKSNQPQKLDSDFPGLDDKENRPILPSLSSSSSHQRSHTETSVPPGDGEDYVADSEDEATKNFKGRLFVKRYYKTKHGTYVPTLREYWKPGMTRRDLSPRTKRR; encoded by the exons ATGGCAACCAGGAAACCTAAGCAAAGTG atgCTAGCCTTCCTTTTGCTGCACTCCAGCTGCTGGCCCCGCCTGTGCGTCTGGTGTCCGCAGCCCTCTGGAAAGTGATGAAGCAGAGGGATGTGATGCAGTACGGGGTCGTGGAGGAGTTTGTGACCTCAGCTTGTGAGACCGTCCCTGGACTGCTCACCTTAAGACATCAGGGCAAACTGGCGCTGGGACTGAGAGCACGG TTAATCTTGGAGCTGTGCCACACACAATCGGATGCGAAGGTGATTGAGACGCACCTGAAAAGGATCCGTGCACCTGCCCCTCCTTCACACTCCTCAGCTCCTACCGTG AAGAAGGATTTGAAAATTATGAACACAGTCGAACGTTTCCATGCAATGGTTCACGCGCTGCTAACAgaccctgcagagagagaacagttcTTCAAG GAGGAGTTTCCTGTGGATTATGGTCCCACGTTTGACCAGGAACTGGAGAAGCTGCTGTGGGAGTTTCTAATTCGACTGGACCAGCTGCTCCCTGTTCCCAATTTAGCTCAG ACTGTGTCGTGGCTCAGTGATGCCCCCCCTGTCCTGGAGGAGTGTGCACGAGCAGCCACCCAACCCCAGCTCCTGGAGATTTTGCTTAAGCATCAAACTTGTCTAGGTCACCTGGAGACAGCAG CATCACTCCCTCCAAACATGGGAGACTCCATCCTAACTTCACTCTCTCTGCCGCCCTCTGGAAGAGTCCCTTCAAATCAACCAACGGGACCCAGAAAGTCTTTTGCGGATGAGTCTAATGGCAcacagacaaaagacaaaacaccATTTATTACACCTGTTATTGGACTAATATCTAATGACGATGTTCCATTTTTGAAACATCGTAAAGAGCTGGCCAGCTCAAAAGGAGCAACAAGTGTGAACTTTTACTCAAAGCAGAACTCAAAATTCACGTCTCTTAAACCGAAGCAAAAGTCCAAAGATGACGGAGAGAAAGAGGGTagcgaggaggagaggaacTCCCCTGAAAGAAGCAGTGGAGTGAAACGCAAACAACCTGACGGAAGAGAGAGCGCgtctgaagaagaggaggaagtgttATGTATAAGAACACCTGTGAAAATGAGACTGAGCGGAAATTTGAGGTTTGGTGGAAGTGTCCAGAGAGGAAACGACGAGAGTGAAAAAGATGAGGCGTGTAACACAACAGTCCTGGAAACCCGTATGAAGCAGCTGGGCGTCGGAACGCTGCACCTACCCGAAGATCCATCCCTGCACTCCATTTTCGTCTCGTGTCTCAACAGCGAGCCTAAAGTTATTATCGAAAAACTGTCAGTGACTCCTGCCGGCGTTAAGGTGACCGATCGAGGAGGACGTTCTTCATACAAGAATCGGCAGCATCAGAGGAAGAAATCACCCGTCAAAGCCTCCACACATAAAAGCAACCAACCTCAAAAGCTTGACTCAGACTTTCCTGGCTTGGATGATAAAGA AAATCGGCCCATATTACCGAGTCTAAGCAGCTCCTCCTCTCACCAGCGGAGTCACACAG AGACGTCGGTGCCACCAGGTGACGGTGAAGATTACGTGGCTGATTCTGAAGATGAGGCGACAAAGAACTTCAAAGGCAGA CTGTTTGTGAAGCGCTACTACAAAACCAAACACGGCACTTATGTACCAACTCTGAGGGAGTACTGGAAACCCGGGATGACACGGCGGGATTTGTCTCCTCGCACTAAACGCAGATGA
- the cideb gene encoding cell death activator CIDE-B: protein MDTTSSFLKSVTKRVWSPPQRPFRVCSQNRETKKGITAGTLEELKERVCQALLLSLSALSLSLVCEEDGTEVDSDEFLMTLPDNTMLMALEPGQTWRPQAGAVVSRSQDYNKPRTGKDIARVTFDLYRMSPRDLFGSLSVKATFQGLYSVSADFQCLGPKKVLRETLRVASTLLQAAGHLLITTASMIRRIIEGAELWQPQRAEYTANWN, encoded by the exons ATGGATACCACATCGTCATTTCTCAA ATCCGTAACTAAGCGAGTGTGGTCGCCGCCACAGCGACCTTTCAGGGTGTGCAGTCAAAACAGGGAGACCAAGAAGGGCATCACCGCTGGGACCCTGGAGGAGCTGAAAGAGAGG GTGTGCCAGGCATTGCTGCTGTCCCTGTCTgcactgtctctgtctctggtgtGTGAGGAAGATGgtactgaggtggactctgatGAGTTCCTCATGACCCTGCCTGACAACACCATGCTCATGGCTCTGGAGCCCGGACAGACATGGAGACCACAAGCG GGTGCAGTAGTTTCCAGATCTCAAGACTACAACAAGCCTCGGACAGGAAAGGACATCGCCCGCGTCACCTTTGACCTTTACCGAATGAGCCCAAGGGACCTGTTCGGCTCCCTGAGCGTGAAGGCCACATTTCAAGGCCTGTACTCCGTCAGCGCTGATTTTCAGTGTCTGGGGCCCAAGAAAGTCCTCAG AGAGACTCTTCGTGTTGCCTCCACCCTCCTTCAGGCCGCCGGACACCTGCTCATCACTACTGCCTCCATGATCCGCCGCATTATCGAAGGCGCTGAGCTTTGGCAGCCACAGAGGGCAGAGTACACCGCCAACTGGAACTga
- the homezb gene encoding homeobox and leucine zipper encoding b, with protein MRQTANTEPPGIRQNTPNAHGETPTISERDFAPSAFNLNQSNAVCLPLVSENQRLIWVNSNQIDLQLDGAAELDKAFDRFPYLTLKQTEGLAQRCSLHPDQVKVWFMLQRLRYGISWDYEDICKIREKFKSNLGKEELQKRMGKEEGEEDSGVMKVQEKEVKECGEIKAGEVREEDVCVNEQIGNTQKKRKRMRRKERTNQQTSTQTTLFTRKKKKAKKRLPPLYEWPTQKSFVVPDERLDASSPLILQALETPPLTETQRGLHSFPSSASNVPATPVNGGFEEKPEMEAQPQGGLHTEFTPYDSTVTDVSQLYTTNSNPVVADGSQECSQECSQECSQEADAQPTRIRWRTKTQTQLAMMKVAFASCQYPESESYDRLAEQIGVHRYVLVQWFGDMRYYVKRGKPRWMSEEQHSQALANIKYRQFLKALEKEQLECDRKPTMKMKLETGKSYSDGEWE; from the coding sequence ATGAGGCAGACAGCTAACACAGAGCCTCCCGGGATCAGACAAAATACTCCTAACGCTCATGGAGAGACTCCGACAATATCAGAAAGGGACTTTGCTCCATCTGCTTTCAACCTGAACCAGAGCAATGCTGTGTGCCTCCCCCTTGTCTCTGAGAATCAGAGGCTCATATGGGTAAACTCGAACCAGATCGACCTGCAGCTGGATGGTGCGGCAGAACTCGACAAGGCCTTCGACAGGTTTCCATACTTGACGCTGAAACAGACAGAAGGGCTGGCGCAGCGCTGCTCCCTTCACCCGGACCAGGTGAAGGTGTGGTTCATGCTACAGAGGCTCCGCTACGGCATCAGCTGGGACTATGAAGACATCTGCAAGATCCGGGAGAAGTTCAAATCAAATCTGGGAAAGGAAGAGCTGCAGAAGAGGatgggaaaagaagaaggggaagaagataGTGGAGTGATGAAGGTGCAGGAGAAAGAGGTGAAGGAGTGTGGTGAGATTAAAGCAGGAGaggtgagggaggaagatgtgtgtgttaatgagcAAATAGGGAATACTCAGAAAAAGCGAAAAAGgatgaggagaaaggagagaacaAATCAGCAAACATCTACCCAGACAACGCTTTTcaccagaaagaaaaagaaagcaaagaaaagatTGCCGCCCCTCTACGAGTGGCCGACTCAGAAGAGCTTTGTGGTACCCGATGAAAGGCTGGATGCAAGTTCTCCGCTCATCCTCCAAGCTCTTGAAACACCTCCACTGACTGAAACGCAGAGAGGACTTCACAGCTTCCCCTCCTCCGCCTCAAATGTTCCTGCGACCCCTGTGAACGGCGGCTTTGAGGAGAAACCAGAGATGGAAGCTCAACCGCAGGGAGGACTACACACAGAGTTTACACCCTACGACAGCACCGTCACTGATGTGAGCCAACTGTACACAACGAACAGTAATCCTGTTGTCGCAGACGGGTCTCAAGAGTGCTCTCAAGAGTGCTCTCAAGAGTGCTCTCAAGAGGCGGACGCGCAACCCACTCGGATCCGCTGGCGAACGAAAACGCAGACCCAGCTGGCGATGATGAAGGTGGCTTTCGCAAGCTGCCAGTATCCAGAAAGCGAGTCCTACGACAGGCTGGCGGAGCAGATCGGCGTTCACCGCTACGTGTTAGTGCAGTGGTTCGGCGACATGCGCTATTACGTCAAGAGAGGAAAGCCACGCTGGATGAGTGAGGAGCAGCACAGCCAAGCACTGGCCAACATCAAGTACAGGCAGTTCCTGAAAGCACTGGAGAAGGAGCAGCTGGAGTGCGACCGAAAACCAACCATGAAGATGAAGCTGGAGACGGGCAAAAGCTACAGTGATGGTGAATGGGAATGA